Within Cucumis melo cultivar AY chromosome 4, USDA_Cmelo_AY_1.0, whole genome shotgun sequence, the genomic segment TGAGGACCAAGTGGGTGCATAATTTAGAAGATGTAGCAAAAATTCTAGTCCGATTGCACAACTATTCAGAATCTATGCTTGCTTTGAAGAATTTGAAGGCGGCATATATTGGTAATTATTAGCTTCTGACAAATTTATTATCAAGTCTAAAGTTCACTGTTAAGTAAATGATGTAGGCTTATTTTGGGATGTGACAGACAAGCTTGTATCAGTGCGTGGTACTGTTGTTAAAGTTAGCACTGTCAAACCCTTGGTGGTGCAAATGAGCTTTGATTGTGCAAAGTGCAAAAGCCATATCACACGCAGCTTTCCTGATGGTAAGTTTTCACCTCCATCGTTTTGTGAGTTGGATGGGTGCAAAAGCAAAACATTCAATCCCATTCGATCGACGGCTGAAGCAATCGACTTTCAAAAAATACGGTAACTTCTAACGCTGAGTATACTCTTCTTAGTTTTACCGCCAACTCCTCGAAAAAAAGAATCTATTTTATTAACTATTTCTTCTTGCGTGCCCATGGGGATACATAATCTTCCCTTCTACTGCGAATgtggaatattttttaaaaatctttcCAGATTGCAAGAACTCACTAAACCTGATGATCATGAAGAAGGCAGGGTGCCTCGAACTGTCGAATGTGAACTGACTGAAGATCTAGTTGACGCATGCATCCCTGGAGATGTTGTCACTGTTACTGGAATTATAAGAGTAATTAATAATTACATGGATATTGGAGGAGGTACaatatttctttcaattcttgtgtagttttcaatatttcccatgaGTGGTAAAAGTCGATAGGTCAGATGTTTTTTTACCCACAGTTTGTGTCTAAACCTCTCACGCCGCAAGTACATACTTCAACATCATTTTCATCAAGAATTTCATAATACAAGCAGAAATAAATTTCGATTCgtatgtttttattttgttccAAAGTCGTAGGATGTTGGCTAATGTTggttttaattgattttcttctctAAGGGGGAGACCATATTAATGTTACATCAGCAATTCCATGACTTTCTCGTCATTCGTCACATCAGTTTCAATGACGGAAATCAGACACCAACACATCAATAAGTAGTGCGATAGCTAACACTGTCCTTTTGATAATAGCAATTCATAGGGCTAAAATTAGTTTAACTTCGTTTTGAAGTCTAATAATTTGTTAGTACACTATGATAATTGTAAACGGTGTTCATGTCGTGGATTTCTAATTACCGTTCTTACCAGTACAATTAAGAGTAACTTTTCATATGTTTTCAGGAAAATCGAAGAGCAAGAACCAAGGATTTTACTATTTGTATCTGGAGGCTGTTTCAATAAAAAATTCCAAGTCACAGTCTACACCTGAGGATTTGCAAGATTCTAACTCTAATGCAAGAGCAACTGAGTTGCTTGATTTATTCTCATTCTCCCCAAGAGATTTAGAATTTATTGTGAAATTCTCTGGGGAATATGGTTCGGATGTCTTTCGTCAAATACTGCAATCCATTTGTCCTTCCATCTATGGACATGAACTTGTTAAAGGTAACATTTTATAGAAGTACAAAAATGCTGTTTGTCTTCATTTTCTTCTGCTAACTATATTTTGTGGATCAACTTGAATCTAAAAAGCGGGAATAACACTAGCACTGTTTGGTGGTGTGCGAAAGCATTCAAAAGACCAGAATAAAGTTCCTGTCAGAGGGGATATTCATGTCATAGTAGTTGGTATACTTCTAATGTCCCTCCCTTTCCATGCTCACTTCTTGATTTTGATATGTATTTTGAAAAGTGTGCTGTATGGTAAATACATTATAGATAATAGATAACTTTTCATTGTCAATTTCTTAGGTGATCCTGGACTTGGCAAAAGTCAACTACTGCAAGCTGCTGCAGCTATTTCTCCACGTGGTATATATGTTTGTGGTAATGCAACAACCAAGGCCGGCCTAACTGTAGCTGTTGTGAGGGATTCCATGACAAATGACTATGCTTTTGAGGCTGGTATGTCTTTCTTAAGCACTGCGACGATATCTCCTATTTGAAACCCAAAAATTAGTTTTTATAATGGTCTGATTCTCTGCCTTTTTAATCGTGGAAACAAAATATGGTGGCTGCTTGATGATTTTGAAAGTCATTCatagatttttgtttttattcctTGACTAGCAAGCACCGAATAAATCCTGACATTCAGAAACCTGGTAATGCTCATTGATTTTAACTAATTGCATATATAGATTTCACAGTTGATAAAGAAGTTGAAGGACATTGGCTCTTATCTTTCTATGTTCAACAATAGAAGTACATTAGTTGATTGAAGAGCGTTTTATATGAATGATCAAGTCTGGGATTATCTCTTCTTGAGCTTCTATAATCGTAATCTGGGTCTAACGGTGCTTAAATGCTTCTATGTTGCAAATGcattataataaatatattgTTTTCCCCTTGAGTGATGATAATTGATACTTTCCATAGGGGCTATGGTACTTGCAGATGGTGGATTATGTTGTATAGATGAGTTCGATAAAATGTCTGCAGAACATCAGGTGTTTTGACCTGAAACCTGAATTTTTCACTTGAATTTTTAGTTTCCTTTTTCATGGCTACATTTTCTTACATTAGATTATTGCAGGCCCTTCTGGAAGCCATGGAACAACAATGTGTATCAATTGCAAAAGCCGGACTGGTAGCAAGTCTATCAGCTCGCACTTCTATTTTAGCTGCAGCTAACCCTGTTGGTGGTCATTACAAGTAAATTTTTGTTGTTTTACTACAAGTAAATTTAGTTGAACAGTAATGTATCTGTTTCAGTAATTTTCTCTCTGGTCTATTCAATTTTGTGATTgataaaacatttttttaatggaacatctaaaacgtcaagtatggttttttttcttaaaatttttttatgaaacatcTTTCATCTTCATGGTTAAGTAGTTCTCGCACAGTCCTTCCTCTTCAAAATAGCAATTTCATCGTTTCCGAGATTGATTTTTATAGAGAAACTGTTCTTATTCCTcgagaaatatatatatgataaggACTATTGCAGTGAAAAAGGAAAAGTATCATAATGAATAATGATGGTGCCTATGCCTATAAATTGTGATTGTTTCTCTATTATCCTCCTCCTTGTTGTATAATATATTTGACTATTTActttttattaataaagaagcttgtctccttttaaagaaaaataaaacgtGATTGTTTCTCTTGTTTTACCGGTGCAATGCATTAATTCTCGAAATAAAACTTGCAGCCGGGCAAAAACTGTGAATGAAAACTTGAAGATGAGTGCCGCTCTTCTCTCGAGATTTGACTTAGTTTTTATATTGCTTGATAAACCTGACGAATTTCTGGATAAGAGAGTCTCGGAGCACATCATGTCGGTAAGTTCATACCTCTGCTATTTGTGTATATGATGCTACGACCACCTCTCTCGTACCCTGTCTAATTTGGTTGGAACCTATAACCAGTGAAAACTTACTACTGGCAAGATCTATAAGAGGATGCGAAAACATTATAATCATGAGTTATCTTTACTGTTGGGGTAAACATAAAAGAAATATTATGAGTAATGCATGGCGACTCGTTCGATCAGATATGAATAAGATATTTGAGTTGATGGCAATGTGCTTTAAGAAATTACGGCCTAATGCTCAGAAAGTAGTAAAGGAGTTAGAGGAAATGGTTGAAGTCATGGTGGACACCtatctaaaatttaatattcAATGAGCTATCTTGCCAACAAGATATAGTTAGATTAAGAGTTGGTCACATGAAAATGACATGATCCTGCATgaatatgaaaaaagaaaaaaaggaaagatctTTCATATTCTGGAATCAACTGCAAGATTTGTTCCACAAACAACTAATTCTTTTGAGTTCGCTCAATTAGTAATTTGTGATTGTAGGACGTGATGGAATTCTTTTTCTTGTAGCTTCATGCTGGATGTGGGGAACGTGCCTCTGCAGCAAAAAGACTACGTAAAGGTATTCATCCTATTTCTCATCTGTTCCTTTCTTTTACACTTAATTGTCCACTGAGAAAGGAGTTTCTACCGAACCAGATATATCTCCTTTGGCTTTAAAGAATGTAGCAATGGAGAATGATGGAAAAGTAGATGCTGGTTCAAAACGCGAGTCTTTAGTTTCAAGACTGAGATTGGACAAAGCAAAAGATGGAGATTTTGTACCATTACCTGGCCAACTTCTTCGCAAATATATAGCCTATGCAAGAACTTTTGTGTTCCCCAGGTAAACACGTGCTCTCTCTAGTATTTTACTTGATGTTAAAACAACTAGCGGAAACGTGGAGAAGTATTCATCAGTATTTTGAATTGATCATGACATACAGAGAGCTCCATTTACTGAGGCAATAGCCAACTAACTCCACCTAATCCCTTAACTAACTAGTAATGGCTATACATTTTAGAACTCAATGCAACAGACCAACTCTTTATAGATGCAAATTTGCACTTGTGAATCGTGCAAGCCTCATTACTCGAAATCTATCCAAACCCCCATCTTTCCATTTTGGAATTAGGATGTCAAAGCCCGCAGCAGACATCTTGCAGAGATTTTACTTACAACTGCGTGACCAGAATACATCAGCGGATGGTACACCGATAACAGCAAGGCAACTGGAAAGTTTGGTGAGGCTGGCAGAAGCTCGAGCACGAGTAGACCTCAGGGAAGAAATTACAGTAGAAGATGCAATGGTTAGTTATGGAACGATATAGCCAAATTTTAATTACCAAAATAGTTTTTGGAAACTAGGCTCATTTATTAGTGACTTATTGTTTAGTTTTGCACCGTGttaaaatttttactttttttcaaAGAAGAATGGGGGGAAgaaattaaaaacattcttTTGTAGCTCTAGCTTCTGGTCTCTAGGTTAGAATTCCCATGTTGTACATTGAGAACTTAATTGTACTAATTGATAAGCTAATTTTTTAATAACCAAATTGTGGTCAGATCGTATGATTTCACATGAAAATTAAGAGCTTCTGTTCTACTACCTTTCGAGTTTTTACGTGCTAATTTCATTGTGGGTCACTAACTTTGCAGGATGTGGTTGAAATAATGAAGGAATCCCTGTACGATAAGTATGTAGATGAGCATGGGGTCCTGGATTTTGGTCGAAGTGGGGGAATGAGTCAACAGAAAGAAGCCAAACGATTTCTGGGTGCACTCAACAAGCAATCTGAGTTGCAGCAGAAAGACTGTTTTTCTATCTCGGTATGCTTCTGTCATTTACTCTTGTCGCGGATAAGTCATCACATTCGGCTCTACCTATCCACATGTCCACTTATGCTATGTCCTGTAGGAAATATATAGCTTGGCAGATAAGATTGGTCTACGAGTACCTGACATCGATACCTTCATAGAAAATCTCAATAGTGTTGGATATCTGCTTAAGAAGGGGCCAAAGACATACCAGGTATTGTACAGTGTGGAGTTCTCTTAGCAgacaaaaccaataaacaacACAACTATGTATTAACTAGTTATTATTCAATCTTTGAACTAACCCAAACATCTTTTTATAATAGGTGCTGTCCTCATCGTACACCAGTCAATCAACAAGGTCAAGAGGGTAAAACTGGGCGACATTGAAGGTTAAACTTTCTTTGACTCTATTTTTTCTCCTGCAATGTCTCCAGGCTAGAGATGGCTCTTCCACTATGCCAAACATGTATTATTCGTTGAAGCCGAAATAATTGCATAGTATAGTCCAATGAATGAAATTGTTAAATGATACCAAAAGCCAAAAGGAAGCCGTTTGTTCATAATTATCAATTTAACCAGAATGGCATTTTCGTGCACACATTGTCTCTCACGTCTCAAGAATCCCCTTTAGATAAAATTTCAATTGAAATATAGGTCATATATTTAAATTAGGTCACAAATTGTTAAAGAGTCAAAGAGTTGCCCATAAGTTTGGAATGTACATGAACTAATTTACGCTATAGACACCCACTGGCACATATATACATTAGAAGAACTTTCTTTCTTTAGCATTATGCAGTTCAATGTATTTATCTTCCCTCagaatttttttacaaaatcaaatatgcactataatttttttttgaacaCTTTTTCGTATTTTCTTTTCCACCTTATCTTCTATTGGAGTCCTTGACAACATACTATTACAGACTACAGTGACGTACCAAACGGTTGAGGTAGAAGACAGTGAATGAGAAATCAGTTGAAGTGATCAGCCAGCCTTAATAATCACGATCTAAGGGCTCCCATCTCCACTCACTCCCGTAATAAGAATTGGGTAATCCCAACCAAAACTTGAAAGCCTCGGCTGCTCTCTTTTTCTCAATCCTTCTG encodes:
- the LOC103486450 gene encoding probable DNA helicase MCM8 isoform X2, coding for MEQAFSDFNIAGDILDLYFPRTVFTVENGWLNLISQLSFFFSSPAGRHLSSQAVDDGRGIFILSIDFQQFRKIWDQHDFYIMLEENPKVALKCMSAAIHQVMRTKWVHNLEDVAKILVRLHNYSESMLALKNLKAAYIDKLVSVRGTVVKVSTVKPLVVQMSFDCAKCKSHITRSFPDGKFSPPSFCELDGCKSKTFNPIRSTAEAIDFQKIRLQELTKPDDHEEGRVPRTVECELTEDLVDACIPGDVVTVTGIIRVINNYMDIGGGKSKSKNQGFYYLYLEAVSIKNSKSQSTPEDLQDSNSNARATELLDLFSFSPRDLEFIVKFSGEYGSDVFRQILQSICPSIYGHELVKAGITLALFGGVRKHSKDQNKVPVRGDIHVIVVGDPGLGKSQLLQAAAAISPRGIYVCGNATTKAGLTVAVVRDSMTNDYAFEADGGLCCIDEFDKMSAEHQALLEAMEQQCVSIAKAGLVASLSARTSILAAANPVGGHYNRAKTVNENLKMSAALLSRFDLVFILLDKPDEFLDKRVSEHIMSLHAGCGERASAAKRLRKDISPLALKNVAMENDGKVDAGSKRESLVSRLRLDKAKDGDFVPLPGQLLRKYIAYARTFVFPRMSKPAADILQRFYLQLRDQNTSADGTPITARQLESLVRLAEARARVDLREEITVEDAMDVVEIMKESLYDKYVDEHGVLDFGRSGGMSQQKEAKRFLGALNKQSELQQKDCFSISEIYSLADKIGLRVPDIDTFIENLNSVGYLLKKGPKTYQVLSSSYTSQSTRSRG
- the LOC103486450 gene encoding probable DNA helicase MCM8 isoform X1: MEQAFSDFNIAGDILDLYFPRTVFTVENGWLNLISQLSFFFSSPAGRHLSSQAVDDGRGIFILSIDFQQFRKIWDQHDFYIMLEENPKVALKCMSAAIHQVMRTKWVHNLEDVAKILVRLHNYSESMLALKNLKAAYIDKLVSVRGTVVKVSTVKPLVVQMSFDCAKCKSHITRSFPDGKFSPPSFCELDGCKSKTFNPIRSTAEAIDFQKIRLQELTKPDDHEEGRVPRTVECELTEDLVDACIPGDVVTVTGIIRVINNYMDIGGGKSKSKNQGFYYLYLEAVSIKNSKSQSTPEDLQDSNSNARATELLDLFSFSPRDLEFIVKFSGEYGSDVFRQILQSICPSIYGHELVKAGITLALFGGVRKHSKDQNKVPVRGDIHVIVVGDPGLGKSQLLQAAAAISPRGIYVCGNATTKAGLTVAVVRDSMTNDYAFEAGAMVLADGGLCCIDEFDKMSAEHQALLEAMEQQCVSIAKAGLVASLSARTSILAAANPVGGHYNRAKTVNENLKMSAALLSRFDLVFILLDKPDEFLDKRVSEHIMSLHAGCGERASAAKRLRKDISPLALKNVAMENDGKVDAGSKRESLVSRLRLDKAKDGDFVPLPGQLLRKYIAYARTFVFPRMSKPAADILQRFYLQLRDQNTSADGTPITARQLESLVRLAEARARVDLREEITVEDAMDVVEIMKESLYDKYVDEHGVLDFGRSGGMSQQKEAKRFLGALNKQSELQQKDCFSISEIYSLADKIGLRVPDIDTFIENLNSVGYLLKKGPKTYQVLSSSYTSQSTRSRG
- the LOC103486450 gene encoding probable DNA helicase MCM8 isoform X3, which gives rise to MLEENPKVALKCMSAAIHQVMRTKWVHNLEDVAKILVRLHNYSESMLALKNLKAAYIDKLVSVRGTVVKVSTVKPLVVQMSFDCAKCKSHITRSFPDGKFSPPSFCELDGCKSKTFNPIRSTAEAIDFQKIRLQELTKPDDHEEGRVPRTVECELTEDLVDACIPGDVVTVTGIIRVINNYMDIGGGKSKSKNQGFYYLYLEAVSIKNSKSQSTPEDLQDSNSNARATELLDLFSFSPRDLEFIVKFSGEYGSDVFRQILQSICPSIYGHELVKAGITLALFGGVRKHSKDQNKVPVRGDIHVIVVGDPGLGKSQLLQAAAAISPRGIYVCGNATTKAGLTVAVVRDSMTNDYAFEAGAMVLADGGLCCIDEFDKMSAEHQALLEAMEQQCVSIAKAGLVASLSARTSILAAANPVGGHYNRAKTVNENLKMSAALLSRFDLVFILLDKPDEFLDKRVSEHIMSLHAGCGERASAAKRLRKDISPLALKNVAMENDGKVDAGSKRESLVSRLRLDKAKDGDFVPLPGQLLRKYIAYARTFVFPRMSKPAADILQRFYLQLRDQNTSADGTPITARQLESLVRLAEARARVDLREEITVEDAMDVVEIMKESLYDKYVDEHGVLDFGRSGGMSQQKEAKRFLGALNKQSELQQKDCFSISEIYSLADKIGLRVPDIDTFIENLNSVGYLLKKGPKTYQVLSSSYTSQSTRSRG